The sequence ACAATAAAGTGATAATACTCTAAGTTAAaaagtctgtgttttttttttttttaatgcagcaatGGAATACTGGAACAGAGGCATTCCATAACTTATAAAACCAACTTTCTTGGTgaattttcttccattatttctcTAGATTGGCACCATATATAGACATTTGATCATCAGTTACTACTAACATTCTGAGCTCTGAAATCATGGTCTTAATTCATTGGtgttatatttgtaaaatgatatTGGAaccatatctatctatatatttatatatttatttatttatttaatttattttttgtggtttttttaaatttttttttcagcataacagtattcattgtttttgcaccacacccagtgctccatacaatccgtgccctctctaatacccaccacctggttcccccaacctcccacccctcactccTTCAAaatgctcagattgtttttcagagtccacagtctctcatggttcacctccccttccaatttccctcaactcccttctcctctctaactccccatgtcctccatgctatttgttatgctccacaaataagtgaaaccatatgataattgactctctctgcttaacttatttcacttagcataatctcttccagtcctgtccatgttgttacaaaagttgggtatttatcctttctgatggaagcataatactccatagtatatatggaccacatattccttatccattcgtccgttgaaggacatcttggttctttctacagtttggtgatcgtggccattgctgctataaacattggggtacagatggcccttcttttcactacatctgtatctttggggtaaatacccagtagtgcaattgcagggtcatagggaagctctatttttaatttcttgaggaatctccacactgttctccaaagtggctgcaccaacttgcattcccacattttgggacttcatcaggatcaaaagcttttgcacagcaaaggaaacagtcaacaaaacaaagaggcaacccacagagaGACAACCCATATCTTCTTCTCccaagaagatatttacaaatgacagtacagacaaaagattgatatccaggatctataaagaactcctcaaactcaacacacataaaacagataatcatatcaaaaaatgggcagaagatatgaatagacacttcttcaatgaagacatacaaatggctatcacacacatgaaaaaatgttcatcatcactagccatcagggagattcaaattaaaactacattgagatatcaccttacaccagttagaatggccaaaattaacaagacaggaaacaacatgtgttggagaggatgtggagaaaggggaaccctcttacactgttgttaggaatgtaagttggtgcagccactttggagaacagtatagagattcctcaagaaattaaaaatagagcttccttatgaccctgcagttgatgtattttttgaaacaaatatAAAGTACATGACAGAGGGGGAAGGAACAAGGATATCCACAATAATTTTTCTTAGGGAAATACTATTGGGACATCAACTATTAAATAAGAAAGACGAATTACCAGTGAATTTTTTGTTGTGGAGAAAAGACTAGCTCACTAAATATGagatttgatgaaaaaaattagtttcttatGGGCAGCAAAAATACTGTGAATATATCAGAAATCCAGCACAAAGCTACAAGCTCAGGTATGAGTAAGGATAATGGATGTACACAGTTTTCCCATTCACTAGTTATGGATATTTGTATCATTTCTAGCATTGGAATAAagtgaataaagctgttataaatattgcAATAAGGACTTTGTGTgaactatgttttcttttgtcttgggTGTGATGTTAaagcacacaaaataaaaatctgcagtGGCTTGTAGATCAACTAGctaactaataaaataaattttaagttgatttaTGATCCCCAAGTGGCATATACTCAAAGGCTGGCTGATAATTAATTTTTCCACTTAATAAATTTCCCAAATTATAAATATagtcatttatttctattatcttCATTCTCACTGTTACCTCCcatcaaataaattaaagcaaTTTTCTAATATATAGCTCTAGTGACCTAAGTATAATGGAAGCATTATACTGGAAGCAGTATATGGAAGCAGTTCCCCTACTATGTTCCCTGGAATACCCTCATTCAATTCTTAATTCAACACTGAGTTGACTAGAATTTTCTATCTCAgatctatatttaaaatgtagaatcTAGTTTGACGTTTAAGGTCAtagcttctaaaaatattttataagtgatAAAAATCCTTTCCTCTTACCTGTGGAAGTGAACTGCTCACTTGGCTAAGGTACTCTATAAATATTAGGCTTTTGGACTTGTATGCCAGGTTCTCAAGCTTTTCTTGAAGTCCACAACAATGCCCCGAGGACAAAACAcagtagttctctttttattgtttattttttttttattttcatctgatTGAGTTATTAGGATCTTTATATCTTCTGGATGTATCCAGATATATACCCGCTCTTTATCAGGTAGCTGTCTAGCAAATGTTTTGTACAAGTATGTGGTTGGCTCATTCCCAGGACAGTGTCTTTTACTAAGCTAAGATTTTAATTACAATGGACAGttcatcattttttcttctcctttgattCCTTTTGTGTTTCATATACAGAGTTGTGTCTAACCCATGGTCacacaaatatcttttcctctctctacAAATGTTATAAATAAGGTTTTATATTAAGGTCTAAGATCCATTTTGAGATGAGGTTTTTTTATATGGTGCAAGGAATGagtcactgtctttttttttatgtgtaaagTTATTCTTCAtatccaaaatgatttttttaagattatttatttatttatttgacagagagcacaagtaggcagagaggcaggcagagagagggagagaggaggaagcagactccctgctgagcagagagcccaatgcggaacttgatcccaggaccccgagatcatgacctgagccgaaggcagcggcttaacccactgagccacccaggagccccaaaatgatttttttaagactatCTTTCTCCATGGATTTCCTTAGAAACTGTCAAAAGTTAATTGATTATATTCTGTGAATGAAATTTTGAAGACCTAACTTTTCACCCATGCcatactctttattattttagttttgtaataAATCTTGATGAACTCATGTGAATCCTTCTAACACTATTGTACTATTTCAAAATTGTCTTGACTACcttatttcctttgaaattatATATGAATTACCCTGTCgtactatataaaatataaaatggtctTTACGATGCACCATATCTCCTGTCCATACTTtctattcatgtatttatatCCTATATCCTCTGTTATACTTTCAATGAACTTAACTTCATCTCTTGTACCAATTAGATGTATAgccctttaaaagttaaataagtaTGGTAAGCTTTATTAAGTGATTTTGAAGAGTGTTCTAGGTTAcacttttcatattatttcattatgtACATGcttacagaattttaaagaattaaacagGTGTTATTCCCAGGAAGAGGAAGCTGGATTTTCAGAGAATTTAAGTCATCAACCCAATGGTACTTATTAATATCAGAATTATTAATGGTACTTATTTAATATCAGAACCAAGATACGTTGTGCTGCATTAGATTTCTATTCCAGccttatgcatattttttttccattaaggaTCAGTTTATTCCAGAAGCCAAAGTGCACCATGTAACCATTTTTCTCATGTAGTTAATTACTCCAGAACTAGTCACTTACTCATTATGGAAAAGAATTAAGTCATCTTGTTACTTCTCTGTCCCAGAAGAGAACTACTGTGTTTTGTCCTCGGGGCATTGTTGTGGACTTCAAGAAAAGCTTGAGAACCTGGCATACAAGTCCAAAAGCCTAATATTTATAGAGTACCTTAGCCAAGTGAGCAGTTCACTTCCACAGGTAAGAGGAAAGGATTTTTatcacttataaaatatttttagaagctaTGACCTTAAACATCAAACTAGATcctacattttaaatatagatcTGAGATAGAAAATTCTAGTCAACTCAGTGTTGAATTAAGAATTGAATGAGGGTATTCCAGGGAACATAGTAGGGGAACTGCTTCCATATACTGCTTCCAGTATAATGCTTCCATTATACTTAGGTCACTAGAGCTATATATTAGAAAAttgctttaatttatttgatgGGAGGTAACAGTGAGAATGaagataatagaaataaatgactATATTTATAATTTGGGAAATTTATTAAGTGGAAAAATTAATTATCAGCCAGCCTTTGAGTATATGCCACTTGGGGATCAtaaatcaacttaaaatttattttattagttagCTAGTTGATCTACAAGCCactgcagatttttattttgtgtgcttTAACATCACAGTGTACTCAAGCTTGctgatttcttaaagaaattaaaatacatgtagATGTTATATTGTATTGATTCTAGGGGATAGCATTTCCGGAATTAGAACATGTCACAAAGAGTCTGTAAAATGGACAAGTGGAAGTAGGTTAAAATGTGTGACCAAGACTCCTAGACTTTAATCCTCCTTCTATTAGTAATTTATTGTGTGGGTTACATTAATTTACAGTTCTCACCGGTCCATagtgttctcatctataaaaggatCCAAATTATTTACTTTGTAGGTTGTATAAGATGAAATACACAAAATCACTAACCTCTTTTGACCACTTTATAATTTGTGGTAGCTGCCATCATAGTTTGGTTTCTTCTCAAGCTTAGTGTTTATAGTAGAGTTCTCATTGGTGTCCATACGGTCTGTTTCTAACTGTGTTAGGGCTGAGGAACTCATTTGACTTTAGTTTGGGATCTATATTTTTGCCTTTCAAGCTTCTGTCTCAAAGCAAAATCAGCTAGATAAAAACaatgagttttaatttctttaaatatttgacagaaagtCCTGTTTAAAGAGCCATCTTGGATGAAATTAATTAACCTCATATTTTGTGTCTACATAATTTCTCTAATGGGGCATTATTTAGCATAACATTTACCTTCATTCATAAACTACCTTCCTGTCCTACACATATGATCAGATATCAAGAGTTATGGGAAATTATTATGGATAAAATGATGAGGAGGATTTAAATAAACATaccattattttattgaaatgcCCAAAGTCATGCAGTGACCTAGATGCATTTTTAAGATATATGATACCATAGAATATTGGGATCCACTGGATTTAGTCTCATGAGAATGGTATTTTAATATGTAAGTGTCATATAACACACATATGactaataaaagaagaaacacttgGGATCTTTCATTGTTCAATGCTTGGAtgataaattgattttataactccctatttattttgctgtagttaaataaaatctggaagtaATATATCATATGTATGTATCCCTCACATATAACAATCCCTTTACTAAAACATATTTCAGTGCATGTCATATAAAGCACTCTGCAATCACATGATATTCATGTAGCTGAACAAGACATGCGCAAAAATTTTGGTCCATCTTACTTATTCTTTGGTTAGGACGATAAAGTTAGTATTCCCCGGTCATATTAGGTGTAAGTCTGAGATTTAAATACAAAGATTTAGACTCGAAGTGTAATGTTCTTTATCTTCCACAGCTGTGCTACCTGAGACACATCAGGTAAGTAAAGATTAGAATTATATTGAGGCTGGAATTTCCCATACGTATGTCAGTCAACATGTATTTTCTTAATGGATTCCTTAAGTAGACCACCTATtagtccagtttttaaaattttcttatatattttcatttcttttcactctGCTTCTTTCTATCTGCTTGATTCCTATTTTGTATCTGATTCTTCTTAGTAAATGTTTTTGTATGCAATACATAaattctggaaagagaaagagaaaacaaaaaacttgtttaaatataaatgtatgttttgATGGttaaacaaacaatacattaatatGTTTTAATGTTGCTAGTTGAtggttttataaattatttcattcacaTAACCATTTATACtaagctacattttttttaaaaagcatttatgtgtgcatgtgttctcATGAGTAAAGTATGAATTATCTGAATTGACACAGATGTCAATATTTAGCTTAATTACCTTTTTTTGCTCTGTAATTCTCTGAGGAtcagataaactttttttttttttttttttttggtttggtaatcccatatttaaaaagctatttgttctatatatttagaaaaatttccaCATGAATCTGGGAGGaatttttgagagaaaataaagaaatgtggatttcttctctttctaataaTAGTTTTAAGCTGATTTGCTCATTCTATCCTTGATGTACGGTGTCtcaatattacaaaaataaactatgtttCATGTTAGGAATATAAATCCTTGCTACTCACTGAATTTAACGCAGTCTATGCACTACAGATTTTCCACTCCTTTATAAATACTGGTCTTTGACTTACTGAGGAAAAACAGGATTCACCATGCTAGAGTCTTGTTTCTAAATATGGTAGGTCCAATATTTAATTATGTTTCAGAGTTGGAGGCTTTCAGTTCAGATACTAGTGACACCTCAACATTCTGTTTGTTATACACTTTCCTTTCTTCAAGCTCCATTGAGTAAAAGACAGTCTGACAGCACAGAAAGAGCAATAATTATTACACTATGTTGTGCTTATGTaaggattttattgtttttttttttaagattttatttatttatttgacagacagagatcacaattaggcagagaggcaggcagagagagagagagagagagagagagagggaagcaggcttcctgcggagcagggagcccgatgcggggctcgattacaggaccctgagatcatgacccgagccgaaggcagcagcccaaaccactgagccacccaggcgccccaggattttattgttttagtgaTCACTTCTATAAGCAGTTTTATTGTCTATTACcagttgaaatttattttatagtaaatatagAAAGTCTATAAGCAACTGTAACCTAGAAGAGGAGTGACCATGAATTATCTTTCATAGAAATGTATCTGAAAATATACCCAAGGACTTTTCAGGGATGATGACTATATGTGCAGAGAAAAATCTTGAATTAATACTaagttaaaatttgaaaaacaataacagtaaaataaacaCTGACAATAATAAACAGGTCAAGCAAGGGCAACTTACTGTTGTGTGttttaagaaatgagaagaaaacaaacaaacaaaaaaaaacagtgctcTGTTCTTGTTTGCAAACAAGGTACTTCTAGTTTCATAAGGTCTTTGGTTCTGTTAATtacctttctcaagaaatgttAATGAAATGACACAATAGCCAGGAAAACAGACATAAAACAGTTTGGTTGGAAAAGGCTGCCCCATATGACAAGTTGAAAACTAAGTCTCTTTTCTTAGCAATCtggaaaacttagaaaataaataattttcacacTGATTTTTCATGTAAACCCAACCCAATCTTGTGATGTAAGTGTATTTGCTCCCATTTCACCAATTACGGACATTAAGGAAAGGCATTCCATGCACCGTGGAATAGCTAGGATTAGGACTCAGATGTCTATTTTctattacatatttttgtattcaaAAACTCCTATATTTAAGTGTCTTTCTGAATGTGAAAATGATGTAATATGAAAACAAGAGGTATtaaatttaacagaaaataaactggAAGTTAAATCATGTAAGGTGCCACTATTTTTCAAATAGCAAGTTTGGCCAACAATGAAatcaaataatgtatttaatcTGTTCATACAGGGTAATGCATCCACTTGGACCACATGTTTTCATCTCTGCCTATCCCTTCAGGACCAAAGGTATCCACACGTCCTTGTAAGAGACGGTTATGAGGATATGACTGAGTAGattatatattcaaagaaaattgtttttaaaacctaTAAATAAAAATCGAAATGTCGGCCGTGCCGtcagatttacatttttacagGATTCAGATGGAAAATGTGACTCAAGTCACCACGTTTATTTTGATGGGCTTCACAGATGATTTTAAGCTGCaagttttcctatttttactatttctagCAATCTATCTTTTCACTCTGGTAGGAAATTTGGGAATGGTTATACTAGTCATTGGGGATTCGCGGCTCCACAACCCCATGTACTATTTTCTGAGTGTGTTATCATTTCTGGATGCCTGCTATTCCTCAGCTGTTACCCCCAAAATGTTAGTCAATTTCTTATCAGAGGATAAAACCATTTCATTTCTTGGATGTGCAGCAGAGATGTTTCTCTTTATTACTTTTGGGACCACGGAATGCTTTATTTTAGCTGCAATGGCATATGATCGCTACGAGGCAATCTACAACCCTCTCCTGTATTCTGTTAGAATGTCCCCCAGAGTCTACGTGCCCCTCATAATTTCCTGCTATGTTGCTGGTATCCTGCATGGTACTTTACACACTGTGGCTACTTTTACTCTATCCTTCTGTGCATCCAATGAAATTAAGCATGTCTTTTGTGACATCCCTCCTCTCCTGGCCATTTCTTGTTCTGACACCCACATAAACCAGCTTCTGGTCTTCTACTTTGCCGGATCTATTGAGATATCCACAATCGTGATAGTCCtggtctcttatggtttcattCTGTTGGCCATTCTGAGGATGCATTCTGCTGAAGGGCGGCGGAAAGTCTTCTCTACATGTGGCTCTCACCTAACTGGGGTGTCAATTTTTCATGGTACAGTTCTCTTCATGTACGTGAGACCTAATTCCAGCTACGCCTTGGATCATGATATGATAGTATCAGTATTTTACACAATTGTGATTCCCATGCTGAATCCCATCATCTATAGTTTGAGGAACAAAGATGTGAAAGACGCAATGAAAAGAGTATTTGGTAAAAACTGGTTTGCCCATAAAGTCTGCTTTTCACGGTAAGCATCAAATTGAAAGAAATTACGGCTGATGTAATTGTCTTCATATCAAAACACTATgaataaattgttttgtttttatttattggtgTCTTTCTATTCATAATGGACATTTTTAAGTAAAGATCAGAGTCAACTCATTGCCAATGGAGTTTTTACACATGCAGAAATTGTGTCATCCTTTTGCTTCTCTGGACTGAATAAAGGGAAACCCATCTAAGACGGAGTGAGGAGGCCAGGAAGAGGAGCATTACACCCTACCACTTGTGGTCAGCAACAGAACAAATGGGAAGGGATGGGTCTTGTATTCCCAGCAGAAAGAATTCCACCCTTTACTAATCctagcaagaggaagagaggttTCCTCCTCCCCTGCAATAGTCCAGCCAATGCAAAACCACTGTTCTTGGAAATCTCAATTTAATCCAATAGACTTTTGCTTATAACAATCCTTCCCAGCTCCCCACTTCCTCTATAAAAGAAGAACTCCTCTCTTTTGTTATCTGGATTTGCCAATGTTTTTACATAGCCTGCATAGCCCAAAGTGCAATTCTCTGCTACTCTTGAATAAACCCATTTTATAAAGTAatcagctgttttatttttatggttagcTCTCCTTAATCATATATGCACATAAACATGcatgcatataaaatatcatgCTGATGCTGGTAGTACTGGTTTGCTAGGGCCACCATAACAAAGGTACCACAGACAGGTTgcttaaacaacaaattttttattttctttctcttctggatACGAGAAGCCTAAGATCAAGGTGATGCCAGGGTTGATTTCTCCTAAGACCTCCCTTCTACATTTGTAGATGGTAGTCTTCATTCTTTGACTTTAAGTGATCTTTTTTTCTCATGTCAGCATCTTAATCTCTTCTTCTTACAAGGTAAATAGTCATATTGGATACAACATCATTTGAAGTTAATTACTCCTCAAAGACCCTGTCTCCATATACAGTTATATTATGAAGTATTAGGGGATAAGATTTCAACGTACATTTATTAGGTTTATTTACaggcacatatacacatacatactcatGGAGACACATATGCATGTCAACTTTACATTAGGTTATATAGTATTATCTTTCATCTCCATATAACTCAGATTGGATAGGCACCCATAGTTGGAATTGTAAGTAAACATTATACTTTTTTCTGACTAACTTGAGCAAATATCAC comes from Mustela erminea isolate mMusErm1 chromosome 9, mMusErm1.Pri, whole genome shotgun sequence and encodes:
- the LOC116599924 gene encoding olfactory receptor 5T1-like, which codes for MSAVPSDLHFYRIQMENVTQVTTFILMGFTDDFKLQVFLFLLFLAIYLFTLVGNLGMVILVIGDSRLHNPMYYFLSVLSFLDACYSSAVTPKMLVNFLSEDKTISFLGCAAEMFLFITFGTTECFILAAMAYDRYEAIYNPLLYSVRMSPRVYVPLIISCYVAGILHGTLHTVATFTLSFCASNEIKHVFCDIPPLLAISCSDTHINQLLVFYFAGSIEISTIVIVLVSYGFILLAILRMHSAEGRRKVFSTCGSHLTGVSIFHGTVLFMYVRPNSSYALDHDMIVSVFYTIVIPMLNPIIYSLRNKDVKDAMKRVFGKNWFAHKVCFSRCVPSFTKVLNPGTSCTKGIGNGLMNKPLLASDFPSAASLLSAFAELKRVRVLLWDSDDKCSRGKQKVEGSKGTLYFERNMMGILVGVPKGLESLVPEVYKIQDLVEEMVVEWEFANESPIKINSVTHQPDSLLLDSYPSFLYVTPPDDSNAIVVHEQIKYQ